A genomic segment from Streptomyces sp. TLI_235 encodes:
- a CDS encoding amino acid/polyamine/organocation transporter (APC superfamily) — MGQVSTPSGSQSPSTAPRSTGSGAGEKGLKTGALGLVSSVAIGLASTAPAYSLAATLGILVVGVGLQAPIITILAFIPMLLIAFSYKELNASDPDCGTTFTWAARAFGPRTGWMGGWGIIVADIIVMANLAQIAGVYGFQLFGLDSLAASTTWTTVAGVAWIIVMTWICYIGIELSAALQRWMLCIEVVMLVLLSVTALVKVYGSNPPSTAIKVNADWFNPFEVTSSAAFTAGILSAVFIYWGWDTAVSVNEETADAARTPGRAAVISTVLLLVIYALVSTSAMAFAGVGTEGIGLGNEDNSGDVLSGLGDAVFGTSGFGGFLSKLMIFMVLTSSAASTQTTILPTARTSFSMATHKAVPAQFGRVHPKHLTPTWSTIGMGIASIAFYVLLTAISGNVLADSIASVGLGIAFYYGLTGFACVWYYRKVLTRSVKDFVLKGVAPLLGGLMLLYFFCYGAFDVYADPDYGSTSIDLPIFGKTGGVTVIGIGALLLGVVLMLVQWAVQGSWFRHPDVPKEAADPATAP, encoded by the coding sequence GTGGGTCAGGTGTCGACGCCTTCCGGCAGTCAGAGCCCTTCCACCGCACCCCGATCGACCGGCTCGGGTGCCGGCGAGAAGGGTTTGAAGACGGGCGCGCTCGGCCTTGTGTCGTCCGTCGCCATCGGCCTGGCCTCCACGGCCCCCGCCTACAGCCTGGCCGCGACGCTGGGCATCCTCGTCGTCGGGGTGGGCCTGCAGGCGCCGATCATCACGATTCTGGCCTTCATCCCGATGCTGCTGATCGCCTTCTCCTACAAGGAGTTGAACGCCTCCGACCCGGACTGCGGGACGACGTTCACCTGGGCGGCGCGGGCGTTCGGCCCGCGGACGGGATGGATGGGCGGCTGGGGCATCATCGTCGCCGACATCATCGTGATGGCGAATCTGGCGCAGATCGCCGGCGTCTACGGCTTCCAGCTGTTCGGCCTGGACTCGCTGGCCGCGTCGACGACCTGGACGACCGTGGCCGGCGTGGCCTGGATCATCGTCATGACGTGGATCTGCTACATCGGCATCGAGCTGTCCGCGGCGCTGCAGCGGTGGATGCTGTGCATCGAGGTCGTGATGCTGGTGCTGCTGTCGGTGACGGCCCTGGTCAAGGTGTACGGCTCGAATCCGCCGTCCACGGCCATCAAGGTGAACGCCGACTGGTTCAACCCGTTCGAGGTGACCTCGTCGGCGGCGTTCACCGCGGGCATCCTCTCCGCGGTCTTCATCTACTGGGGCTGGGACACCGCGGTGTCGGTCAACGAGGAGACCGCGGACGCCGCCCGTACGCCGGGCCGGGCCGCGGTCATCTCGACGGTGCTGCTGCTGGTCATCTACGCCCTGGTGTCGACGTCGGCCATGGCCTTCGCGGGTGTCGGCACGGAGGGCATCGGGCTCGGCAACGAGGACAACTCCGGGGACGTGCTGTCGGGGCTCGGCGACGCCGTGTTCGGCACGTCCGGCTTCGGCGGTTTCCTCAGCAAACTGATGATCTTCATGGTGCTGACCTCCTCTGCGGCGTCCACCCAGACCACGATCCTGCCGACCGCGCGGACCAGCTTCTCGATGGCCACCCACAAGGCGGTGCCCGCGCAGTTCGGCCGCGTGCACCCCAAGCACCTGACCCCGACCTGGTCGACCATCGGCATGGGCATCGCCTCGATCGCCTTCTACGTGCTGCTCACCGCGATCAGCGGCAACGTCCTCGCCGACTCGATCGCCTCGGTCGGCCTCGGCATCGCCTTCTACTACGGCCTGACCGGCTTCGCCTGCGTCTGGTACTACCGGAAGGTGCTGACCCGCAGCGTGAAGGACTTCGTGCTCAAGGGCGTCGCGCCGCTGCTGGGCGGCCTGATGCTGCTGTACTTCTTCTGCTACGGCGCCTTCGACGTGTACGCGGACCCGGACTACGGCTCGACCTCGATCGACCTGCCGATCTTCGGGAAGACCGGCGGCGTGACGGTCATCGGCATCGGCGCGCTGCTGCTCGGCGTGGTGCTGATGCTCGTGCAGTGGGCCGTGCAGGGCTCGTGGTTCCGCCATCCGGACGTGCCCAAGGAGGCGGCGGACCCGGCCACCGCGCCCTGA
- a CDS encoding pyridoxamine 5'-phosphate oxidase, protein MTEPSAGRPHMPGYGIRPADEGTGLLSWEWAERRLAGSHDYWVCSVRPDGRPHTMPVWGVWLDDAFWFSSSVSSRKMRNLAERPDCVVATEDPRDPVVLEGRAEATTERAAIAAFLAALNAKYAVAYGIDFLDPAVNATVRVRPAQAIGLLHTDFRGSPTRWRFPGEDGPEGHPQDPEG, encoded by the coding sequence ATGACGGAGCCGAGCGCCGGACGCCCGCACATGCCCGGGTACGGCATCCGGCCCGCGGACGAGGGCACCGGCCTGCTCAGCTGGGAGTGGGCCGAGCGGCGCCTGGCCGGATCGCACGACTACTGGGTGTGCTCGGTGCGCCCCGACGGCCGTCCGCACACCATGCCGGTCTGGGGTGTCTGGCTGGACGACGCGTTCTGGTTCTCCAGCAGCGTCTCCTCCCGCAAGATGCGCAATCTCGCGGAGCGGCCCGACTGCGTGGTGGCCACCGAGGACCCGCGCGACCCGGTGGTGCTGGAGGGCCGGGCGGAGGCCACCACGGAGCGGGCCGCCATCGCCGCCTTCCTGGCCGCGCTGAACGCCAAGTACGCGGTGGCCTACGGCATCGACTTCCTCGACCCGGCGGTCAACGCCACGGTGCGGGTCCGTCCGGCGCAGGCGATCGGCCTGCTGCACACCGACTTCCGCGGCTCCCCGACCCGCTGGCGCTTCCCCGGCGAGGACGGCCCCGAGGGCCACCCGCAGGACCCGGAGGGCTGA
- a CDS encoding putative DNA-binding protein (MmcQ/YjbR family), protein MADQAAAVGSAGPGEGARRAPVERLRAVCLALPGAEERPSHGEAAWFAGRPMFATTADRHHDERTAFWAAAAAGVQEHLVAAAPERFFRPPYVGGRGWIGVYLDVAVDWRQVEDLVLDAFLLVAPARLRAAASGGRPVRPPDTGPTG, encoded by the coding sequence GTGGCTGACCAGGCGGCCGCGGTCGGCTCGGCGGGGCCGGGCGAGGGGGCGCGGCGGGCGCCGGTGGAGCGGCTGCGCGCGGTGTGCCTGGCGCTGCCGGGGGCCGAGGAGCGGCCGAGCCACGGTGAGGCGGCCTGGTTCGCGGGCCGGCCGATGTTCGCGACGACGGCCGACCGGCACCACGACGAGCGGACGGCGTTCTGGGCGGCGGCCGCCGCCGGGGTGCAGGAGCACCTGGTGGCGGCCGCCCCCGAGCGGTTCTTCCGGCCGCCGTACGTGGGCGGGCGCGGCTGGATCGGGGTGTACCTGGACGTCGCGGTGGACTGGCGGCAGGTCGAGGACCTAGTGCTGGACGCCTTCCTGCTGGTGGCGCCCGCCCGGCTGCGGGCGGCGGCCTCCGGGGGCCGCCCGGTGCGCCCACCGGACACTGGGCCCACCGGGTGA
- a CDS encoding putative glyoxalase superfamily protein PhnB, with product MGTAEVPDGAPAPQVWPTLRAHDARKLIAFLVEAFGFEETVVYGEGDAVHHAQLSWPEGGGVMLGSVREDPDGADGTGPTPPGSFGAYVVTADPDGVHDRAVAAGAEIVDALHETDYGSRDFAARDPEGNRWYFGTYRGEPRDRG from the coding sequence ATGGGTACGGCAGAGGTCCCGGACGGGGCGCCCGCACCGCAGGTGTGGCCGACGCTGCGGGCGCACGACGCGCGCAAGCTGATCGCCTTCCTGGTGGAGGCGTTCGGGTTCGAGGAGACGGTGGTGTACGGGGAGGGCGACGCGGTGCACCACGCGCAGCTGAGCTGGCCGGAGGGCGGCGGGGTGATGCTGGGCTCGGTCCGCGAGGACCCCGACGGTGCGGACGGGACCGGCCCGACCCCGCCTGGCAGTTTCGGGGCGTACGTGGTGACGGCGGACCCTGACGGGGTGCACGACCGGGCGGTCGCGGCGGGCGCCGAGATCGTGGACGCCCTGCACGAGACGGACTACGGCTCCCGGGACTTCGCCGCCCGCGACCCGGAGGGCAACCGCTGGTACTTCGGCACGTACCGCGGCGAGCCGCGCGACCGTGGCTGA